The following proteins are encoded in a genomic region of Candidatus Effluviviaceae Genus I sp.:
- the aspS gene encoding aspartate--tRNA ligase, with protein MERTLGHMEGLSRTHTCGALRKTDVGREVVVMGWVRKRRNLGGLLFVDLYDRHGITQVVFRPDDDRALHAAAADLGLEHVIAVRGVVAARPDGSANAELPTGEIEVHAREMRLLNVAKTLPFVLEEPIKASDELRLEYRFLDLRRPHMQRLLEARHKALQATRRCLAARGFLEIETPMLAKKTPEGARDFIVPSRVHPGKVYALPQSPQLYKQILMVSGCDRYFQIARCLRDEDLRADRQPEHTQIDFEMSFVSEDDVFDVAEGLMQTLWREVRGEEIAVPFPRLRYDDAMDRFGSDKPDLRFGVEIVDLTEVLRGSAFKVFSGAIEAGGVVRCLCAPGCGGWSRSEVDRKEELVKGWGAKGLAWAKVEGEGLAGGISRFLTADEAAAVRSLAGAPDGDMLLFAAGGRRHVSEVLGKLRLVLRDELGLADASRFAFAWVTEFPLFAWNEERGTWEAEHHMFTMPREEDLPRLETEPGKVYGRLYDLVCNGVELASGSIRIHRRDIQERVMSVVGITREDAER; from the coding sequence GTGGAGAGGACGCTCGGGCACATGGAAGGGCTCAGCCGGACACACACGTGCGGCGCTCTCAGGAAGACCGACGTGGGGCGCGAGGTCGTGGTCATGGGATGGGTCCGCAAGAGGCGGAACCTCGGCGGCCTCCTCTTCGTTGACCTCTACGACCGGCACGGGATCACGCAGGTCGTCTTTCGCCCCGACGACGACCGAGCCCTTCACGCGGCCGCAGCGGACCTGGGGCTCGAGCACGTCATCGCCGTGCGCGGCGTCGTCGCCGCCCGCCCCGACGGCTCCGCGAACGCCGAGCTCCCGACCGGGGAGATCGAGGTCCACGCGCGCGAGATGAGGCTCCTGAACGTCGCGAAGACGCTGCCCTTCGTGCTCGAGGAGCCCATCAAGGCGAGCGACGAGCTGAGACTCGAGTACCGCTTCCTCGACCTCCGGCGGCCGCACATGCAGCGCCTCCTCGAGGCGCGCCACAAGGCCCTGCAGGCGACGCGGCGCTGTCTGGCCGCGCGCGGGTTCCTCGAGATCGAGACGCCGATGCTCGCGAAGAAGACCCCCGAGGGCGCGCGCGACTTCATCGTGCCGTCGCGCGTGCACCCCGGGAAGGTCTACGCCCTTCCGCAGTCGCCGCAGCTCTACAAGCAGATCCTCATGGTGTCCGGCTGCGACCGGTACTTCCAGATCGCGCGCTGCCTCCGAGACGAGGACCTGCGCGCGGACAGGCAGCCGGAGCACACGCAGATCGACTTCGAGATGAGCTTCGTCTCCGAGGACGACGTCTTCGACGTCGCCGAGGGGCTGATGCAGACCCTCTGGCGGGAGGTCCGGGGCGAGGAGATCGCCGTGCCGTTCCCGCGCCTGCGCTACGACGATGCCATGGACAGGTTCGGCTCCGACAAGCCCGACCTCCGGTTCGGCGTCGAGATCGTCGATCTGACCGAGGTCCTTCGGGGCAGCGCGTTCAAGGTCTTCAGCGGCGCGATCGAGGCGGGCGGGGTCGTGCGATGCCTGTGCGCCCCGGGGTGCGGCGGCTGGAGCCGGAGCGAGGTGGACCGCAAGGAAGAGCTCGTGAAGGGGTGGGGCGCGAAGGGGCTCGCGTGGGCGAAGGTCGAGGGCGAAGGGCTAGCCGGCGGGATCTCGAGGTTCCTGACCGCCGACGAGGCGGCCGCCGTGCGGTCGCTCGCAGGCGCGCCCGACGGCGACATGCTGCTCTTCGCGGCCGGGGGGCGGAGGCACGTGAGCGAGGTCCTCGGGAAGCTCCGGCTCGTCCTCCGCGACGAGCTTGGGCTCGCCGACGCGTCCCGCTTCGCGTTCGCGTGGGTCACCGAGTTCCCCCTCTTCGCATGGAACGAGGAGCGCGGGACCTGGGAGGCCGAGCACCACATGTTCACCATGCCGCGCGAGGAGGACCTCCCGCGCCTGGAGACGGAGCCCGGGAAGGTCTACGGGCGGCTGTACGACCTCGTGTGCAACGGGGTCGAGCTCGCGTCGGGGTCCATCCGGATCCACCGCCGCGACATCCAGGAGCGCGTGATGAGCGTCGTCGGCATCACCCGCGAGGACGCCGAGCG
- a CDS encoding histidine--tRNA ligase yields MKYRAPRGTRDILPDESWKWQRVESVFRETAARFGYSEIRTPVFEETELFARGIGDSTDIVRKEMYTFADRKGRSLTLRPEGTAGVVRAYVEHALGRGGRVTKLFYFCPMFRYERPQAGRYRQFWQWGLESLGSLSPVVDAEIIHFSVSLFARLGIRGTEARVNSAGCRECTPAYNALLKERLAVRLPEFCEDCRARFERNPRRMFDCKNEACLTVLKDAPSILGSLCDGCRRHFERVQAYLARMSVPFRVDTSLARGLDYYTKTVFEVHYHGLGAQSALCGGGRYDQLVEDAGGDPTPACGVSSGVERLIAALESEGALPEAQPGPAVVVVTMGDEASLAGAALAAALRERAAVEMDYQDRSIKAQLRDAARLGARVAVIVGADEVARGEAVVKDMASGEQRSLPVGEVVGEVARLLAA; encoded by the coding sequence ATGAAGTACCGGGCGCCGAGGGGCACCAGGGACATCCTGCCGGACGAGAGCTGGAAGTGGCAGCGCGTCGAGAGCGTGTTCCGCGAGACGGCCGCGCGGTTCGGGTACAGCGAAATCCGGACGCCGGTGTTCGAGGAGACCGAGCTCTTCGCGCGCGGCATCGGCGACTCGACCGACATCGTCCGCAAGGAGATGTACACGTTCGCGGACAGGAAGGGCAGGAGCCTCACCCTGCGCCCCGAAGGCACCGCCGGCGTGGTCCGGGCGTATGTGGAGCACGCGCTGGGGCGCGGCGGCCGCGTCACCAAGCTCTTCTACTTCTGTCCGATGTTCCGCTACGAGCGACCGCAGGCCGGTCGCTACCGCCAGTTCTGGCAGTGGGGGCTCGAGTCCCTGGGCTCGCTCTCGCCCGTTGTGGACGCGGAGATCATCCACTTCTCGGTGAGCCTCTTCGCGCGGCTCGGCATCCGCGGGACCGAGGCCCGCGTCAACAGCGCGGGCTGCCGCGAGTGCACGCCGGCGTACAACGCGCTGCTCAAGGAGCGGTTGGCGGTGCGGCTGCCGGAGTTCTGCGAGGACTGCCGCGCGCGCTTCGAGAGGAACCCGCGCCGGATGTTCGACTGCAAGAACGAGGCGTGTCTCACGGTGCTGAAGGACGCGCCGTCCATCCTCGGGTCGCTCTGCGATGGGTGCCGACGGCACTTCGAGCGCGTCCAGGCCTACCTCGCGCGGATGTCGGTGCCGTTCCGCGTGGACACCTCGCTGGCGCGCGGGCTCGACTACTACACGAAGACCGTCTTCGAGGTGCACTACCATGGGCTGGGCGCGCAGAGCGCGCTGTGCGGCGGCGGCCGGTACGACCAGCTCGTCGAGGACGCGGGGGGCGACCCCACGCCGGCGTGCGGCGTCTCGTCGGGCGTCGAGCGGCTCATCGCGGCGCTCGAAAGCGAGGGCGCGCTGCCGGAGGCGCAGCCGGGACCGGCCGTGGTCGTCGTCACGATGGGCGACGAAGCGTCGCTGGCCGGCGCTGCGCTCGCGGCGGCGCTCCGCGAGCGCGCCGCGGTGGAGATGGACTACCAGGACCGCAGCATCAAGGCGCAGCTCCGCGACGCGGCGCGGCTCGGGGCGCGGGTTGCGGTCATCGTCGGCGCCGACGAGGTCGCGCGCGGCGAGGCGGTCGTGAAGGACATGGCGAGCGGGGAGCAGCGGTCGCTCCCCGTCGGCGAGGTCGTGGGCGAGGTCGCGCGGCTGCTGGCGGCGTGA